From the Cohaesibacter sp. ES.047 genome, the window TGGAAAGGGAGGTCACGGTATTTTTATCGGCACCCTTTATTGCGGCGCATATGGCAAGGGCCGCCATTTAGGCAGCCCTATGAAATTCTATATATTTTTCAATAACTTTACGCGCATGTGCAGTGACATCCGAATGGAACGGATGATCGATGCCAAGGGATTTACCCTGTGCACCACTGCCAAAGGGCGCGTGCTCGGGACATCTCGCTCAGAGCGTCACCGAACACAGCACACATTCATGATCGGACAGAGGGCCTTGATCATCAATCGCCTCCAGGAGCGGTCCAGACGTCCCGTCAAGGCCGCGCGAAAAAAACCAGTCGAGCTTCATCAAGGGCTCGTTGTTCGGCGTGATGAGGCTGCTACGGATGGTCATGCCGTCTGGCGTCAGATCCCAGCTATACCCCTGATCGCGGGCAAAATCGAACAGGGTTTCCTGACGCCAGTCATAGTCGGGCGGCACGTGATTGCCGGTGTTGAGATCACCGCCAATGAGGACGGGCATGTCAGGGGCAAAATCTTCGACGCACCTTAGCAATTTTGTGAACTCGGCCTTGCGGTAGTCGGCGTCCGCTGCGCTTTCCAGATGGGTGGAGACGACGCAAACCGGTCCGGCTTCGCTGTCGATGATGGCGGCAATGGCCATCCGCCCGCCCATGCGCGGCTCACCTGAGGCATCTTCGTGATCTGCACAGAACCAGCGGCCCTTCTCATCGAGCCGAAAGAGCGCCAGTTTCGTGAACGGCACGGTGGACAGGATGGCGTTGCCGTGCCAGCCAGACGCGTTGAAATCGTCCTTGCAGTAGGGCAGTTCAATCTCGCTGCCCAGTTCCAGTTCGAAGAATTCGACTCCATAGGCATAGTGCATGCCAAGAGCGCGGGCCATGTCGGCAGCGGTGTTGCGCTGGCCCGTCCGGGCCATGCCATTGTCCATTTCGCTTAACAGAATGATCGAAGGCCCATAGGGCGCAATATGGGCAGCGCTGCGACCCGGGAAATAACAGCGCTCCATGTTCCATGCCGCGACTTTGAAATTTCGCGGCAGTTTGGCCAAAGAGCCGTCGCCGCCCACTTCA encodes:
- a CDS encoding endonuclease: MTTLVSRLPDITKEERARIQSAERVPEVHRALLADIPAMTSLEVGGDGSLAKLPRNFKVAAWNMERCYFPGRSAAHIAPYGPSIILLSEMDNGMARTGQRNTAADMARALGMHYAYGVEFFELELGSEIELPYCKDDFNASGWHGNAILSTVPFTKLALFRLDEKGRWFCADHEDASGEPRMGGRMAIAAIIDSEAGPVCVVSTHLESAADADYRKAEFTKLLRCVEDFAPDMPVLIGGDLNTGNHVPPDYDWRQETLFDFARDQGYSWDLTPDGMTIRSSLITPNNEPLMKLDWFFSRGLDGTSGPLLEAIDDQGPLSDHECVLCSVTL